Proteins found in one Camelus bactrianus isolate YW-2024 breed Bactrian camel chromosome 5, ASM4877302v1, whole genome shotgun sequence genomic segment:
- the RETREG2 gene encoding reticulophagy regulator 2, with protein MASGGGGGNTGAGGGPGLGLSLGLGLGLSLGMGEATGEAEEEAATAEAVGRLATTLWLRLRGWEAVLAAAQRLLVWEKPLHSLVTAAALNGLFWLLSSSNLRPFFLLSISLLAYFLLDLWPPRFLPDISASSPEEPHSDSEGAGSGARPHLLSVPELCRYLAESWLTFQIHLQELLQYKRQNPAQFCARVCSGCAVLAVLGHYVPGIMISYIVLLSILLWPLVVYHELIQRMYTRLEPLLMQLDYSMKAEADALHHKHDKRKRQGKNAPPGGDEPLAETESESEAELAGFSPVVDVKKTALALAITDSELSDEEASILESGGFSVSRATTPQLTDVSEDLDQQSLPSEPEEALSRELGEGEETELAPPEDLLGPPQALSRQDLDLEEEDVASKETLLRLSSPLHFVNTHFNGAGSPTDGVMLSSGGPVETLSPESGSGDLTALPSTLSPLLCLAESDPVPSPSVLPSLPQDSPQPLPAPEEEEALTTEDFELLDQGELEQLNAELGLGPETSPEPPDAPPPPPLGPNTLSLVQSDQEAQAMAEP; from the exons ATGGCGAGTGGCGGTGGCGGTGGTAACACCGGCGCAGGTGGGGGGCCGGGGCTGGGCCTGAGCCTCGGGCTGGGCCTGGGTCTGAGCCTAGGCATGGGTGAGGCCACCGGTGAGGcggaggaggaggcagccacGGCCGAGGCGGTGGGACGCCTGGCCACGACGCTGTGGCTGCGGCTCCGCGGCTGGGAGGCGGTGCTGGCAGCAGCGCAGCGGCTGCTGGTGTGGGAGAAGCCGCTTCACAGCTTGGTCACGGCGGCTGCGCTCAATGGCCTCTTCTG GTTGCTGTCTTCGTCCAACCTACGGCCCTTCTTCCTACTCAGCATCTCACTTTTGGCTTATTTTTTGCTGGACCTCTGGCCGCCTCGCTTCCTCCCTGACATCTCAG CATCATCCCCAGAGGAGCCACACTCTGACAG TGAGGGTGCGGGGTCAGGCGCCCGGCCGCACCTGCTCAGTGTGCCCGAGTTGTGCAGATACCTGGCTGAGAGCTGGCTCACCTTCCAGATTCACCTGCAGGAGCTGCTGCAGTACAAGAGGCAGAATCCAGCTCAG TTCTGTGCTCGCGTCTGCTCTGGCTGTGCTGTGTTGGCTGTGCTGGGACACTATGTTCCGGGGATTATGATTTCCTACATTGTCT TGCTGAGTATCCTGCTGTGGCCCCTGGTGGTTTATCATGAGCTGATCCAAAGGATGTACACTCGCTTGGAGCCCCTGCTCATGCAGCTGGACTACAGCATGAAGGCAGAAGCTGATGCCCTGCATCACAAACACGACAAGAGGA AGCGGCAGGGGAAGAATGCACCCCCTGGAGGTGATGAGCCACTGGCGGAGACAGAGAGTGAGAGTGAAGCAGAACTGGCTGGCTTCTCCCCTGTG GTGGATGTGAAGAAAACAGCCCTGGCTTTGGCCATTACAGACTCAGAGCTGTCAGATGAAGAGGCTTCTATCTTGGAAAGTGGTGGCTTCTCTGTATCCCGGGCAACAACTCCACAACTAACTGATGTATCAGAGG ATTTGGACCAGCAGAGCCTGCCAAGTGAGCCAGAGGAGGCCCTGAGTCGGGAgctgggtgagggagaggagacagagctgGCCCCTCCCGAAGACTTGCTGGGCCCCCCTCAGGCCCTCTCAAGGCAAGACCTGGACTTGGAGGAGGAAGATGTGGCATCCAAGGAAACCTTGCTTCGGCTCTCATCCCCCCTTCACTTTGTGAACACGCACTTCAATGGGGCAGGGTCTCCCACAGATGGAGTGATGCTTTCCTCTGGAGGACCAGTGGAGACATTGAGCCCGGAGTCAGGGAGTGGTGACCTCACTGCTCTACCCAGCACCCTGTCACCCCTACTTTGCCTTGCTGAAAGTGACCCAGTCCCCTCCCCATCAGTACTCCCATCTCTTCCTCAGGactcaccccagcccctgcctgcacCTGAGGAAGAAGAGGCACTTACCACTGAGGACTTCGAGTTGCTGGATCAGGGGGAGCTGGAACAGCTGAATGCAGAGCTGGGGTTAGGGCCAGAGACATCCCCAGAGCCCCCTGATgctccaccccctccacccctagGGCCCAATACCCTGTCTCTGGTACAGTCAGACCAAGAGGCTCAGGCCATGGCAGAGCCATGA